In Microbacterium foliorum, the following proteins share a genomic window:
- a CDS encoding glycoside hydrolase family 43 protein has product MKLIDDVSSYLNPIIDADVPDPDAIRVGDRFYLVASSFHRAPGLPIFASDDLVSWERIGYALDGSVPEEWFTQPRHGGGVWAPSIRHQDGLFHVVYPDPDQGVFVVTAADPAGPWSEPHLLLPGLGIIDPCPLWDDDGRTYLVHGWARSRAGRKNIVTVIAVDAELRNPIGSAVDVIDGDLLEGFSTLEGPKFYKRDGEYWIFAPAGGVATGWQTVFRAPTPFGPYDHRITLTQGETPVNGPHQGAWVDDGHGGDWFLHFQDRGVYGRVLHLQPMAWGADGWPVMGEAVSGGDAQPVLRHSTPFGTAQGSRTLVRSDDFVDGRPSSHWQWEARVDRQAVIGEGPGLGLRSSPDGGNVRTLPRVLSQNLSGQPCVAHVEVSLQTSGAGERAGIAVLGRDYAWAGVRRADAGIEAVVAVRTRDDQAERVVTTIPLDDARIRVGIAVDADARVRFTLGTTPVDPQFTAVEGHWVGASLSLFAAAPFGAPEAIGRFEDFTIDAQES; this is encoded by the coding sequence ATGAAACTCATCGACGACGTGAGCTCCTACCTCAACCCGATCATCGATGCCGATGTTCCCGACCCTGACGCCATCCGCGTCGGAGATCGCTTCTACCTCGTGGCATCGAGCTTTCACCGTGCCCCGGGTCTGCCGATCTTCGCATCGGACGATCTGGTGAGCTGGGAGCGCATCGGCTACGCGCTCGACGGCTCGGTGCCGGAGGAGTGGTTCACGCAGCCCCGGCACGGCGGGGGCGTGTGGGCGCCGTCGATCCGGCACCAGGACGGACTCTTCCACGTCGTCTACCCCGACCCTGATCAGGGGGTGTTCGTGGTCACCGCGGCAGACCCTGCCGGGCCATGGTCAGAGCCGCACCTGTTGCTCCCGGGGCTCGGAATCATCGACCCATGCCCCCTGTGGGATGACGACGGCCGCACATATCTCGTGCACGGCTGGGCGCGCTCTCGGGCCGGACGCAAGAACATCGTCACCGTGATCGCGGTCGATGCCGAGCTGAGGAACCCGATCGGTTCTGCTGTCGATGTCATCGACGGCGACCTGCTCGAGGGGTTCTCCACTCTCGAGGGGCCCAAGTTCTACAAGCGCGACGGGGAGTACTGGATCTTCGCCCCGGCTGGCGGAGTCGCCACCGGCTGGCAGACAGTGTTCCGTGCGCCGACGCCGTTCGGTCCGTACGATCACCGCATCACCCTCACGCAGGGGGAGACGCCGGTGAACGGCCCGCACCAGGGCGCGTGGGTCGACGACGGTCATGGTGGCGACTGGTTCCTGCACTTCCAAGACCGGGGGGTCTACGGCCGGGTGCTGCACCTGCAGCCGATGGCGTGGGGCGCCGACGGATGGCCGGTGATGGGTGAGGCGGTGAGCGGGGGCGACGCGCAGCCGGTGCTGCGGCATTCGACCCCGTTCGGCACGGCGCAGGGATCACGCACTCTCGTGCGATCCGACGATTTCGTCGACGGGCGGCCGAGCAGTCACTGGCAGTGGGAGGCGAGAGTCGATCGGCAGGCGGTGATCGGCGAGGGGCCGGGGCTGGGATTGCGCAGCAGCCCCGACGGCGGCAACGTGCGCACTCTGCCACGGGTGCTCTCGCAGAACCTTTCGGGTCAGCCGTGCGTCGCTCACGTCGAGGTCTCGCTGCAGACCTCGGGCGCGGGGGAGCGCGCGGGGATCGCCGTGCTCGGCAGGGACTATGCCTGGGCGGGTGTCCGACGGGCGGATGCCGGCATCGAGGCCGTCGTCGCGGTGCGCACCCGTGACGACCAGGCGGAGCGCGTGGTCACGACGATTCCGCTCGACGACGCTCGCATCCGGGTGGGCATCGCCGTGGATGCCGACGCCCGCGTGCGCTTCACGCTCGGCACGACCCCGGTCGATCCACAGTTCACCGCAGTCGAGGGGCACTGGGTCGGCGCGTCGCTGTCGCTGTTCGCGGCGGCTCCGTTCGGCGCGCCCGAGGCGATCGGACGCTTCGAGGACTTCACGATCGACGCGCAGGAAAGCTGA
- a CDS encoding LacI family DNA-binding transcriptional regulator, with product MTTRRARSAPTRETTINDIARVAGVSKATVSRVANGVSTVNEEIAQRVRAVIDELGYTPSQTARSLSLGSSRTVGVLLPDLGNPMFHQVLHGFNRAASKDGYHVIVTDAFEDADAEAELARDLRDRTDAVALFAPRMPRESLLQLLPRVAPVAVFNRTTGKNAGSVLIDYHEGILLLARHLMQLGHRRIAFLAGPAYARANWERERGLEELRTAESDVEIIDVPCGHSFEDGYEVWPALRATEATAVIAYNDVVALGLLGRLSEEGVSVPGEISVAGFDDIPFSRFSSPSLTTMTSRLAEIGARIWEVLRAEMTEDPIREPIMFSPELAARASTREIA from the coding sequence ATGACCACCAGACGAGCACGCAGCGCCCCCACTCGCGAGACGACGATCAACGACATCGCACGTGTGGCCGGGGTCTCGAAGGCGACCGTCTCGCGCGTCGCCAACGGCGTGAGCACCGTCAACGAGGAGATCGCACAGCGGGTCCGCGCGGTCATCGACGAACTCGGATACACACCGAGCCAGACCGCCAGATCGTTGTCGCTCGGCTCGAGCCGCACGGTCGGGGTGCTGCTGCCCGACCTGGGAAACCCGATGTTCCACCAGGTGCTGCACGGCTTCAACCGCGCGGCGTCGAAGGACGGTTATCACGTGATCGTCACGGATGCCTTCGAAGATGCGGACGCCGAGGCCGAGCTCGCCAGGGACCTTCGCGACCGCACCGATGCCGTCGCGCTCTTCGCACCTCGGATGCCGAGGGAGAGTCTGTTGCAGCTGCTGCCGCGCGTGGCGCCGGTCGCCGTGTTCAACCGCACGACCGGCAAGAACGCCGGATCGGTGCTCATCGACTACCACGAGGGGATACTCCTGCTCGCGCGTCACCTGATGCAGCTCGGTCACCGCCGCATCGCCTTCCTCGCCGGCCCCGCCTACGCGCGGGCGAACTGGGAACGCGAGCGCGGACTCGAGGAGCTGCGGACTGCGGAGTCCGACGTCGAGATCATCGATGTGCCGTGCGGTCACTCCTTCGAAGACGGCTACGAGGTCTGGCCGGCGCTGCGAGCGACCGAAGCCACGGCAGTGATCGCATACAACGACGTGGTGGCTCTCGGGCTCCTCGGCCGTCTCTCGGAAGAGGGGGTATCGGTGCCGGGGGAGATCTCGGTCGCCGGGTTCGATGACATCCCCTTCTCGCGCTTCTCCTCTCCGTCTCTCACCACGATGACCTCACGGTTGGCGGAGATCGGCGCGCGCATCTGGGAGGTGCTGCGCGCCGAGATGACCGAAGACCCGATCCGTGAGCCGATCATGTTCTCGCCCGAGCTGGCGGCGAGGGCCAGCACCAGGGAGATCGCGTGA
- a CDS encoding PmoA family protein: MSADLLVTQSGGIRYHDGIDVDPLLSPRPYLTAATTGGVAATAVGPDDHRHHLGMSVAIPDVNGTTFWGGRTFVRGEGSRMLANHGRQVERSRDVGQGSVTQELVWVAPDETPLLDERRTIVARAGSDGIDVLWSTVLTAAHGAVSVGSPQTNGRDGAFYGGIFWRASFLTGRVRCADGEGADAAHGSLSPWLAVDGPGISLVATTSNSDMPWFVRADGYVGFGPGVAVTGRRTLAAGEDLHLDLRVAVLERPPVDPAAVARRLDRLRP, translated from the coding sequence GTGAGCGCCGATCTGCTCGTGACGCAGTCCGGCGGCATCCGCTATCACGACGGCATCGATGTCGACCCGCTGCTGTCTCCGCGCCCATATCTGACCGCCGCGACGACGGGCGGCGTCGCCGCGACCGCCGTCGGCCCCGATGACCACCGGCATCACCTCGGCATGAGCGTGGCGATCCCCGACGTGAACGGCACGACGTTCTGGGGTGGACGCACCTTCGTGCGCGGCGAGGGCTCGCGGATGCTCGCGAATCACGGCCGTCAGGTGGAGCGTTCGCGCGATGTCGGCCAGGGGAGCGTCACCCAGGAGCTGGTCTGGGTCGCCCCCGACGAGACTCCGTTGCTGGACGAGCGGCGAACCATCGTCGCTCGCGCTGGCAGTGATGGGATCGACGTGCTCTGGAGCACCGTGCTGACCGCGGCCCATGGTGCAGTCAGCGTCGGCAGCCCGCAGACCAACGGCCGCGACGGCGCCTTCTACGGCGGAATCTTCTGGCGGGCCTCGTTCCTCACCGGTCGGGTGCGCTGCGCGGACGGTGAGGGTGCGGATGCCGCGCACGGCTCGCTCTCGCCGTGGCTCGCCGTCGACGGCCCGGGCATCTCGCTCGTCGCGACCACCTCGAACAGCGACATGCCCTGGTTCGTCCGCGCGGACGGCTACGTCGGCTTCGGCCCCGGGGTCGCCGTGACCGGGCGCCGCACCCTGGCCGCCGGTGAAGACCTGCACCTCGACCTCCGCGTCGCTGTCCTCGAGCGCCCGCCTGTCGACCCGGCGGCCGTCGCGCGACGGCTGGATCGTCTGAGGCCATGA
- a CDS encoding serine hydrolase domain-containing protein, protein MTGGLQRLLERAHAADIAIHSLAVSVDGDDLVRAGVSPWGHDVPHRMYSVSKSVTAIAVLLLAEEGRLGLADPIAGHFPEMGAVHPWLAATRIDDMLAMTGPHSRTTYDADGDGWLESYFRVPPTHRPGTLFTYDTSASYVLSALVERLSGMPMLDYLRPRLLEPLGVGRTMTFLTGPEGISHGGSGLIAAPGDMLRVAEAVNGTIGVLPTSVRDRLIEHRSNPATQTWGAALRHGYGRQIWLPGEGGWLMFGLGGQLVYGDPSRRLAAVVTADTTTLASGDQRLVDLLVSVLGCEFGGDVMLRPPTPPHDPVSARPLRGACTLVSGEGAPPRLTVELDSDGGELDVAGYALRFDTARPTVTTLPIGDAVVTAGWSAPGVLDLRVSAAAADIASVRLRLVVTDDGILTVMSQGFGPAIGSEWTWRGSYLAP, encoded by the coding sequence ATGACCGGCGGACTGCAGCGGCTGCTCGAGCGGGCGCATGCCGCCGACATCGCCATCCACTCGTTGGCGGTCAGTGTCGACGGAGACGACCTCGTCCGAGCAGGAGTCTCGCCGTGGGGGCACGACGTGCCGCATCGGATGTACTCGGTGTCGAAGTCGGTCACGGCTATCGCGGTCCTGCTGCTCGCGGAGGAGGGGCGGCTGGGCCTCGCCGACCCGATCGCCGGCCACTTCCCGGAGATGGGGGCAGTGCATCCGTGGCTCGCCGCCACGCGCATCGACGACATGCTCGCGATGACCGGACCGCACAGTCGCACCACCTACGACGCCGATGGCGACGGATGGCTGGAATCGTACTTCCGGGTGCCGCCGACCCATCGCCCCGGCACGCTGTTCACCTACGACACCAGTGCGAGCTACGTGCTCAGCGCGCTGGTGGAACGGCTGTCGGGAATGCCGATGCTCGACTACCTGCGGCCCCGGCTGCTCGAGCCGTTGGGCGTGGGACGCACCATGACGTTCCTCACCGGGCCCGAAGGGATCAGCCACGGCGGATCGGGGCTGATCGCCGCGCCGGGCGACATGCTGCGAGTCGCGGAGGCGGTGAACGGCACGATCGGGGTGCTGCCGACATCCGTCCGAGACCGGCTGATCGAGCACCGCAGCAACCCGGCGACGCAGACCTGGGGCGCGGCCCTGCGCCACGGGTACGGACGGCAGATCTGGTTGCCCGGCGAAGGGGGCTGGCTGATGTTCGGTCTGGGGGGTCAGCTGGTGTACGGAGACCCGTCGCGGCGGCTCGCCGCGGTGGTCACCGCGGACACGACCACGCTGGCCAGCGGCGACCAGCGGCTCGTGGACCTCCTGGTGTCGGTGCTCGGATGCGAGTTCGGAGGCGACGTGATGCTGCGCCCGCCGACACCGCCGCACGACCCGGTGTCGGCGCGGCCTCTGCGCGGCGCCTGCACACTGGTCTCCGGCGAAGGAGCCCCGCCACGGCTCACCGTCGAGCTCGACTCCGACGGCGGCGAGCTCGATGTCGCCGGGTACGCTCTGCGGTTCGACACCGCGCGCCCGACCGTGACCACGCTGCCGATCGGCGACGCGGTCGTCACCGCGGGCTGGTCAGCGCCGGGCGTGCTCGACCTGCGGGTGAGCGCGGCCGCCGCCGACATCGCATCGGTGCGGCTGCGCCTGGTCGTGACAGATGACGGCATCCTCACCGTCATGTCGCAGGGCTTCGGCCCCGCGATCGGATCCGAATGGACCTGGCGAGGCAGCTACCTGGCCCCCTGA
- a CDS encoding carbohydrate ABC transporter permease, with product MTSTLPRVDDATVPIRVREAARKRRSVTPGRRVFMVVNAVILIAFALACLLPFVNVLASSLATPGELATRPFILWPETFSLDAYRYILSTPTIFRALGVSAIVTIGGTFISLILTAFMAYALSKKHLKGRRVINFLVLFTMLFSGGMIPTFIVVKNLGLIDSLWSLIIPVAINAFNFVIMRSFFQGIPESLEEAARIDGCSELGVFWRIVLPLSLASIATIGLFYAVYYWNTYQSAILYINSSELWPMQVLLRQIVIVASGLNADGAAVDVVPPAQSIRMAVIFVATLPMLIVYPFVQRYFVKGALIGSVKG from the coding sequence ATGACCAGCACCCTGCCCCGCGTCGACGACGCCACTGTCCCGATCCGCGTGCGCGAAGCCGCACGCAAGCGCCGCTCGGTCACGCCTGGCCGCCGCGTCTTCATGGTGGTCAACGCCGTGATCCTCATAGCATTCGCTCTCGCGTGCCTGCTGCCGTTCGTGAACGTGCTCGCCAGTTCGCTGGCGACGCCGGGCGAGCTGGCGACTCGGCCGTTCATCCTCTGGCCCGAGACCTTCAGTCTCGACGCGTACCGCTACATCCTCTCGACACCGACCATCTTCCGAGCCCTGGGTGTGTCCGCCATCGTCACGATCGGCGGCACATTCATCAGCCTGATCCTCACGGCGTTCATGGCCTATGCGCTGTCGAAGAAGCACCTGAAGGGCCGCCGGGTGATCAACTTCCTGGTGCTGTTCACGATGCTGTTCTCGGGTGGCATGATTCCGACCTTCATCGTGGTGAAGAACCTCGGCCTGATCGACTCGCTGTGGTCGCTGATCATCCCGGTGGCGATCAACGCCTTCAACTTCGTGATCATGCGCAGCTTCTTCCAGGGCATCCCGGAGAGCCTCGAGGAGGCCGCGCGAATCGACGGTTGCAGCGAGCTCGGCGTCTTCTGGCGCATCGTGCTGCCGCTCTCGCTGGCCTCGATCGCGACCATCGGGCTGTTCTACGCCGTCTACTACTGGAACACCTACCAGAGCGCCATCCTCTACATCAACAGCTCCGAGCTGTGGCCGATGCAGGTGCTGCTCCGCCAGATCGTGATCGTGGCCAGCGGCCTGAATGCCGACGGTGCGGCGGTCGACGTGGTGCCGCCCGCGCAGTCGATACGGATGGCCGTGATCTTCGTCGCCACCCTGCCGATGCTGATCGTCTACCCGTTCGTGCAGCGCTACTTCGTCAAGGGTGCGCTGATCGGCTCGGTCAAGGGCTGA
- a CDS encoding glycoside hydrolase family 28 protein, whose protein sequence is MTGTQVQSIESTVERTTRALQDAIDRAADAGGGRVSVTPGVHETGALRLRSRVELHLEAGAVLRFVADPALYPPVAARWEGAATTIHSPCIYATDAVDIAITGRGEIDGGGAWWWAAFRAGALEHPRPTLIGLHGCSRVEISGVTLRDSPAWTVHPLLSDDVRITGIRIINPPDSPNTDGIDPESCRNVRISDCHIDVGDDCIAIKAGSEGSPGRVPCENIAITNCTMIHGHGGVVIGSEMSGGVRGVVISNCVFQGTDRGIRIKSRRGRGGTVADIRVSNIVMDRVMCPLVINPFYFCGPDGKLPIVSDRTPQPVDGGTPRFRGIHLSHITATNVQSCAAFISGLPEAPLDDVSLDHVSISFAPDAEPAVPAMADGVPAMAAAGIQAQFTTGLRISALRLDGVIGPDLVADDSVEVTR, encoded by the coding sequence ATGACCGGAACGCAGGTGCAGAGCATCGAGAGCACTGTCGAGCGCACCACGCGCGCGCTTCAGGATGCCATCGACCGGGCGGCCGATGCCGGCGGCGGACGTGTGAGCGTCACCCCCGGTGTGCACGAGACCGGTGCTCTGCGCCTGCGTTCCCGCGTGGAGCTTCACCTCGAGGCGGGGGCCGTGCTGCGCTTCGTCGCCGATCCCGCCCTCTACCCGCCTGTCGCGGCTCGCTGGGAGGGCGCCGCGACGACCATCCATTCCCCGTGCATCTACGCCACGGATGCTGTCGACATCGCGATCACCGGCCGTGGGGAGATCGACGGCGGTGGCGCATGGTGGTGGGCGGCGTTCCGCGCCGGAGCCCTGGAGCACCCGCGTCCGACGCTGATCGGTCTGCACGGATGCTCGCGGGTCGAGATCTCCGGTGTGACGCTGCGCGACTCCCCCGCCTGGACCGTGCATCCGCTGCTCAGCGACGACGTGCGCATCACCGGCATCCGCATCATCAACCCGCCCGACTCCCCCAACACCGACGGCATCGACCCCGAGTCGTGCAGGAACGTGCGCATCAGCGACTGCCACATCGACGTCGGCGACGACTGCATCGCGATCAAGGCCGGCAGCGAGGGATCACCCGGTCGCGTGCCGTGCGAGAACATCGCGATCACGAACTGCACCATGATCCACGGGCACGGAGGCGTCGTGATCGGCAGCGAGATGTCCGGCGGCGTGCGCGGGGTCGTCATCTCGAACTGCGTCTTCCAGGGCACCGACCGTGGCATCCGCATCAAGTCGCGCCGCGGCCGCGGCGGCACCGTCGCCGACATACGCGTGTCCAACATCGTGATGGACCGGGTCATGTGCCCGCTCGTCATCAACCCCTTCTACTTCTGCGGACCCGACGGCAAGCTGCCGATCGTGTCCGATCGCACCCCGCAGCCGGTCGACGGGGGGACGCCGCGGTTCCGCGGCATCCACCTGTCGCACATCACCGCGACCAACGTGCAGTCCTGCGCCGCGTTCATCTCCGGCTTGCCCGAAGCACCGCTCGACGATGTCTCGCTCGACCACGTGAGCATCTCGTTCGCACCGGATGCCGAACCCGCTGTCCCGGCGATGGCCGATGGCGTCCCCGCGATGGCTGCTGCAGGGATCCAGGCCCAGTTCACGACCGGTCTCCGCATCTCGGCTCTCCGTCTCGACGGAGTGATCGGGCCCGACCTCGTCGCCGACGACTCCGTGGAGGTGACGAGGTGA
- a CDS encoding extracellular solute-binding protein, whose translation MLGIAVASVTVAALALTACGSSGDTTGDGGDVKPAESVTWMTMLHTPTTPEADGPIQTALEEYTGTELNFQWVPDASKDEKINAALASDSLADITSITNTSNTSVRQALRSGQFWDVEEYLKDYPNLSKIDEQTIASARIDGQLYGVPFQKPMARYGVLVRQDWLDNLGLETPHTIEELSEVAVAFATQDPDGNGQNDTTGFIDRLESFKLGFKSLAGHFGAGNNWAVTDDDEVVPTFQTDEFKEAMEWYRGLYEQGAVNSEFVTMQKQNQQDAIAQGKGGIVVTGLFEAKNYMNLALSADPNTPMAWALINDITFEDVPRRTLSDTNGGFGGWLALSTTQVKDEAELKSVLAFIDKLLDEEAFALMTNGIEDEHYTVDGDGVVTIADQAKWEQEVQPYNSSRPSDIVTTFKSSAPYVDEGNEKIAENAEFAVVDPTQPLTSAAFDQSWSTIQQAANDAYNKYMVGQIDMDGYEAAIDKLGGQGLDTIIEEFTASYAESK comes from the coding sequence ATGCTCGGAATCGCCGTCGCTTCCGTCACCGTCGCAGCACTCGCGCTCACCGCGTGCGGCTCGTCGGGCGATACGACGGGAGACGGCGGCGATGTGAAGCCCGCCGAGAGCGTCACCTGGATGACGATGCTCCACACACCGACGACACCGGAAGCCGATGGTCCCATCCAGACCGCGCTCGAGGAGTACACCGGCACGGAGCTCAACTTCCAGTGGGTGCCGGATGCGTCCAAAGACGAGAAGATCAACGCCGCACTCGCGTCCGACTCCCTCGCCGACATCACCTCGATCACGAACACGTCCAACACGTCCGTGCGTCAGGCGCTTCGCTCCGGTCAGTTCTGGGACGTCGAGGAGTATCTGAAGGACTACCCCAACCTGTCGAAGATCGACGAGCAGACGATCGCCTCGGCCCGCATCGACGGCCAGCTGTACGGCGTGCCGTTCCAGAAGCCGATGGCCCGCTACGGAGTGCTGGTCCGCCAGGACTGGCTCGACAACCTCGGTCTCGAGACGCCGCACACCATCGAGGAGCTCAGTGAGGTGGCCGTGGCGTTCGCGACGCAGGATCCGGACGGGAACGGCCAGAACGACACCACCGGCTTCATCGACCGACTGGAGAGCTTCAAGCTCGGCTTCAAATCGTTGGCGGGCCACTTCGGCGCAGGCAACAACTGGGCGGTCACCGACGACGACGAGGTCGTCCCGACCTTCCAGACCGACGAGTTCAAGGAGGCGATGGAGTGGTATCGCGGCCTGTACGAGCAGGGCGCGGTGAACAGCGAGTTCGTGACCATGCAGAAGCAGAACCAGCAGGATGCGATCGCGCAGGGCAAGGGCGGCATCGTCGTGACAGGTCTGTTCGAGGCGAAGAACTACATGAACCTCGCGCTGAGCGCCGATCCCAACACCCCGATGGCCTGGGCCCTCATCAACGACATCACCTTCGAGGACGTACCGCGTCGCACCCTCTCGGACACCAACGGAGGCTTCGGCGGTTGGCTGGCGCTGTCGACCACGCAGGTGAAGGACGAGGCCGAGCTGAAGTCGGTCCTCGCGTTCATCGACAAGCTGCTCGATGAGGAGGCGTTCGCACTGATGACCAACGGCATCGAAGACGAGCACTACACGGTCGATGGCGATGGCGTCGTCACGATCGCCGATCAGGCCAAGTGGGAGCAGGAGGTGCAGCCCTACAACTCGTCGCGACCGTCCGACATCGTCACGACGTTCAAGAGCTCCGCTCCGTACGTCGACGAGGGCAACGAGAAGATCGCCGAGAACGCGGAGTTCGCCGTCGTCGACCCGACGCAGCCGCTGACCTCGGCGGCATTCGATCAGAGCTGGTCGACGATCCAGCAGGCAGCGAACGACGCGTACAACAAGTACATGGTCGGTCAGATCGACATGGACGGCTACGAGGCCGCGATCGACAAGCTCGGCGGACAGGGACTCGACACGATCATCGAGGAGTTCACCGCCTCGTACGCCGAGAGCAAGTGA
- a CDS encoding YesL family protein: protein MFSYEAFMRLNLFLRAVYRVAYLNLLWVAATALGLVVFGIGPASYAVAAYIDGWFRRGETPPVTAAFIGHLRARYWPATAMGGILLAATAIVVTNIFTGSSWLLQFVNVVALVAIGIISAYVFPVMAATDIRGIHRQIVAALLIGLGSLHWTIVATAAVVAVVWLLATCALPILVLFGVGIPAAAVGAVTRTVFGTLTAEETPTSPPTPRETSPALLHLARGRSQ from the coding sequence ATGTTCTCCTACGAAGCGTTCATGCGCCTGAACCTCTTCCTGAGGGCCGTCTACCGGGTGGCGTACCTCAACCTGCTCTGGGTCGCCGCGACCGCGCTCGGACTCGTCGTCTTCGGCATCGGCCCCGCTTCCTACGCTGTCGCGGCATACATCGACGGCTGGTTCCGCCGGGGCGAGACTCCGCCGGTCACCGCCGCCTTCATCGGACACCTGCGCGCGCGCTACTGGCCGGCCACCGCGATGGGCGGAATCCTCCTCGCCGCCACCGCCATCGTCGTCACCAACATCTTCACCGGCTCCAGCTGGCTGCTGCAGTTCGTCAACGTGGTGGCACTGGTCGCCATCGGCATCATCAGCGCGTACGTGTTCCCGGTGATGGCGGCCACCGATATCCGCGGCATCCACCGCCAGATCGTCGCCGCGCTGCTCATCGGCCTCGGCTCGCTGCACTGGACGATCGTGGCAACCGCCGCAGTCGTCGCCGTCGTGTGGCTGCTCGCCACTTGCGCACTGCCGATCCTCGTGCTCTTCGGAGTCGGCATCCCCGCCGCGGCCGTCGGCGCCGTCACCCGCACCGTCTTCGGCACGCTCACCGCCGAAGAGACCCCGACCTCACCCCCTACGCCGCGCGAGACCTCGCCGGCCCTGCTCCACCTTGCGAGAGGAAGATCACAATGA
- a CDS encoding ABC transporter permease, protein MVSVDATAGNAPATYRKRPWWQSIWRQRALYLMAIPGILYFIVFKYVPMGGLVIAFQDYSPFRGIGGSPWVGFEHFIRFFSESTFVMLLVNTVTVSLLLLIFAFPVPIILALMLNELRSKLFQRSIQTVIYLPHFMSWVIVVSLFYVLLTTDGGSINALLESWGMQAVPFLTDPDWLRPLYTIQEIWKTAGWGTIIYLAAMTGVDMELYEAAELDGAGRWLQTWHITLPAIRPTIIVMFILAIGDFLELGFEHMFLMLNSLNREVGEIFDTYVYTAGIQNGQLSYATAVGLFKGLVGLILVIGANRLAKKLGEEGVY, encoded by the coding sequence ATGGTGAGCGTTGACGCGACGGCAGGGAACGCGCCCGCCACGTACCGGAAACGCCCGTGGTGGCAGAGCATCTGGCGCCAGCGCGCGCTGTACCTCATGGCCATCCCCGGCATCTTGTACTTCATCGTCTTCAAGTACGTGCCGATGGGCGGCCTGGTCATCGCCTTCCAGGACTATTCGCCCTTCCGTGGCATCGGTGGCAGCCCTTGGGTCGGCTTCGAGCACTTCATCCGGTTCTTCAGCGAGAGCACATTCGTGATGCTCCTGGTGAACACCGTGACCGTGTCACTGCTGCTGCTGATCTTCGCGTTCCCGGTTCCCATCATCCTCGCGCTGATGCTGAACGAACTGCGATCGAAGCTGTTCCAGCGCAGCATCCAGACGGTCATCTACCTGCCGCACTTCATGTCGTGGGTCATCGTCGTCTCGCTCTTCTACGTGCTGCTGACCACCGACGGCGGCAGCATCAACGCGCTGCTGGAATCCTGGGGGATGCAGGCGGTGCCGTTCCTCACAGATCCTGACTGGCTGCGACCGCTGTACACGATCCAGGAGATCTGGAAGACCGCCGGCTGGGGCACGATCATCTATCTCGCCGCGATGACCGGCGTCGACATGGAGCTCTACGAGGCCGCCGAGCTCGACGGCGCCGGGCGCTGGCTCCAGACCTGGCACATCACCCTCCCGGCGATCCGCCCGACCATCATCGTGATGTTCATCCTCGCGATCGGCGACTTCCTCGAGCTCGGATTCGAGCACATGTTCCTGATGCTGAACTCGCTCAACCGCGAGGTCGGCGAGATCTTCGACACCTACGTGTACACCGCCGGAATCCAGAACGGCCAGCTCAGTTACGCGACCGCGGTCGGTCTCTTCAAGGGGCTCGTCGGACTCATCCTCGTCATCGGCGCCAACAGACTCGCGAAGAAACTCGGCGAGGAGGGCGTGTACTGA